The Magnolia sinica isolate HGM2019 chromosome 10, MsV1, whole genome shotgun sequence genome includes a window with the following:
- the LOC131217259 gene encoding uncharacterized protein LOC131217259 gives MCLVFVCDKEERVVGRQEASGSCPYCGGVVQAMDVESQRRFCFLPFYFKIKRKYSCTMCSRRLVTHQ, from the coding sequence atgtgtttgGTATTTGTTTGCGACAAGGAAGAGAGGGTTGTGGGCAGGCAGGAGGCGTCAGGATCGTGTCCGTACTGTGGTGGGGTTGTGCAGGCCATGGACGTTGAGAGCCAACGGCGGTTTTGTTTCCTCCCTTTCTATTTCAAGATAAAAAGGAAATACTCGTGTACCATGTGTTCCAGACGTTTGGTGACCCATCAATGA